GCCGTGTGGGAATGGAACCAGGCCGACGAGAcgacgccgctgctgccgccgccgcacccGGTGGTGACCATCGACACGGAGTTCCCGGGCACGCTGCACAGCTCCGCCACGCCGTTCTACCCGAGGGGCCCCTATGAGGTGGAGGTGCGCGACGTGTGGAAGTGGAACCTGGTCCGGGAGATGGAGGCCATCACGGCGCTGCTGCCGACGCACCCGGTGGTGACCATCGACACGGAGTTCCCGGGCGTGGTGCACGACTCGGCCACGCCGCGCGCCAAGCGGAGCCCGAAGGAGGCCTACGCGCTCGTGAGGAGCAACGTGGACCACCTGAAGCACCTGCTGCAGCTCGGCCTCACCCTGTCCGGGCCCGGGGGCAGCCACCCCGTGGTGTGGCAGTTCAACTTCCGGGGCTTCGACGAGAAGCGCGACCCGCACGCGCCGGAATCCATCGCCATGCTCAAGGCCCACGGCATGGACTTCGCCAGGCTTAACCAGGACGGCATCGACCCGGGCGACTTCACCGACGAGTTCATGCGCTCCGGCCTcaaccaccgccgcccgcgccggggCAGAAGCGCCCCCGAGCCCCTCACGTGGGTGGCCTTCTCGGGCTCCTACGACTTCGCCTACCTCGCCAAGATGCTCTTCCGCCGAGGCAACAGACGGTTGCCGCAGAAGCTCGAGGACTTCAGAAGGCGCGTGGAGCTGCTCTTCGGCCCGTGGGTGCTCGACGCCAAGTACATTGCCAAGACCTGCAGCAGGCTCGGCGGGCTGGAGCTGGTGGCCGGCGATCTCGGGGTCCAGCGCCGAGCCGGCGTCGCCCACAACGCCGGCTCCGACAGCCTTCTCACCGCCGACCTGATGCACGCCATTGTGTTGCCCCTCGACTACGACGTGCGCAAGATACACGGCGGAAAGATCGATGGGCTCGTCTAACTGCACGTACTAGACTTGTAGACATGTAGAAACATGTTATTAGTAGTACTACAGTACTTTCTAAGGAATTCAAGTGATTCAGTTTTCTTGTTTGTTCGCATTCTTCTACGCTTGGATATGTTAATTCATCTCTAGTTCCACAAGAACCCTGAAGAACTTTACTACACTAGTGGCTGATGCGCACCTCCACGCGCTCCActgccttagggcatctccaacgccgacccgcaAACCTTCCACATAGGTACGGACCACGAAAGTCATCAAAACACGGGACTGTATCGGTCTATGGCGCGGTCCGAACGCGTTCTCTTCCGCAATCTGAAGACAAACATGtagggctttgcgggagtccggacctctcccaagcccgcttctgaccacctGGCCCACCCAAACCCCTCCACCCCTCCCCCCTGCGTTTTTCTTCCGTTGCACGAGTCGCTTACCATGTTGCATTCATGCCAGTCTAGAGCACGCAACGGCTGATATTGATGCGTTATGACCAAAGGGACGGAGGTCGGCGCTGACCGACACGGCCTCTCGGCAGCCGCCACTTTAATGCGGGCGCAACTTCCAGAGGAACAAACTCCGGCCATTGTGCCGCATTGAAGTCAGCTGACCGCCCATTTGTCTGGCATGGCCGCGGCTTATATAAGCCGTGCTCCGGCGATGCACATCTACATGTTTTTCTCTCTGCTCACCTCCGCCTATCTGAGCCTATCCCCCTCCTCTCCGAGCCCAACTCCTCTGTGACCCCGAGGTGATGCCGAAGTCCTCGTGCTCCACGCAGGCAGGCGGAGTAGGCGGAAGCTCCTCCTTCGGCGGTTCTTGGCACCGCCGCCTACGCTCTTCGGGCCGTCGGTGTCCATGATGGCCGGCTCCTCTGCCAAGGAGGAGATCGTCATCTCCTTTGGTGACGAGGAGGACCAGGCACCGCCGCAGCAGCCGCCCCGATTCCTCAGCGAGGCTGCTCTGACGACAAAGATTGTGTCCGTCAGATGGAGATAATGACGGAGCAGTCGCTCTGTTTCATGGGCCCATCGCTGCCATCGCCGGCACACATCAAGGAGGAGCCGCCGTCCCAGCTGCGCCACCACATGAAGCAGGATCCGGCGTCCCCTCTCCGGCCTGTGAAGGAGGAGCCGACCACGTCGCCGCACCACCGCGGCATCCACATCGAACGCCGCATGAAGGAGGAGCCGGCTTCGCTGTCATGCCACCCCGGCGTCCAGATCGGACGTCGGGTCAAGGAGGAGCCGAGGTCCTCGCCGCTGGGTCGGAATGGAACCAAGCCGTCGACACGACACCGCTTCTCCCGCCGCACCCGGTGGTGACCATCAACATGGAGTTCCCCGGCGCGCTGCACAACTCCGCCACGCCGCGCCAACTCTGGGCCCCCGCTGAGGTTAAGGTTCGCGACGCGTGGAAGTGGAACCTGGTCAAGGAGATGGAGGCCATCACGGCGCTGCTGCCGACGCACCTGGTAGTGACCATCGACACGGAGTTCCCGGGCGCGGTGCACGACTCAGCCACGCCGCGCGACAAGCGGAGCCCGAAAGAAGCCTACACGCTCGTCAGGCGCAACCTGCTGCAGCTCGGCCTCACCCTCTCCGGGCCCGGGGGCAGCCACCCCGTGGTGTGGCAGTTCAACTTCCGGGGCTTCGACGAGAGGCGCGACCCGCACGCGCCGGAATCCATCGCCATGCTCAAGGCCCACGGCATGGACTTCGCCAGGCTCCGCGAGGACGGCATCGACCCGGGCGACTTTACCGACGAGTTCATGCGCTCCGGCCTAaaccaccgccgcccgcgccggggCAGGGCCGCCCCCGAGCCCCTCACGTGGGTGGCCTTCTCGGGCTCCTACGACTTCGCCTACCTCGCCAGGATGCTTTTCCGCCAAGGCACCAAAGGTTTGCCGCAGAAGCTCGAGGACTTCGGAAGGCGCGTGGAGAAGTTCTTCGGCCCGTGGGTGCTCGACGCCAAGTACATTGCCAAGACCTGCTTCGCCCACAACGCCGGCTCCGACAGCCTTCTCACCGCCGACGTGATGCTCGCCATTGTGTTGCAGCTCGAGGGCCCCCCCAACTTCGACTACAACGTGCGCGAGAATCACGCCGGAAAGATCGATGGGCTCGTCGTGTAACTGCACGTACTAGACCTGTAGACATGTACAAAGATATTAGTACTATGTTATTAGGAGTACTTTATAAGGAATCCAAGTGATTTCAGTTTTCTTGCTTGTTCGCATTCTTCTACGCTTGGATATGTTAATTCATCTCTAGTTCCTTGACCACATGAACCCTCAAGAACTTAACTACACTAGTGGCTGATGCCCGCCTCGGCGCGCCCCACCGCTTACAGAGTAGCGACACAGAAGAAGACGTAGGCTGTTTAGGTATACAAACGGCTTCGGCGTAGccgtatctatatctatacctaatattaaagAACGGAGTCTTTCATAATTCTTCATAAGTCATGCCTTTATATCCGTTGACTTTCTATCAACTACAAACATTAATGGCTGAGATTTAAAAGATAAGGTTTTTTCTATACCCATTAGTCAAGGAAGAACAAGTTGGAATCTTTTTTTTTTCTGACTCACCATGTTGGAATCCTTTTTCAATTCAAGATCGGCAATGTGTATCCCAACGTGTTCAATCCAAACAAACTTGACCGGAACACACTTATACATATACAAAGCCCCTGTTATACCCAGCCGATCCATCTTTGTCACAGCGGCAGCCCGCCATGCTTGTCGTTGGAGACGCAGGGCTTCCACCCGCTCGACGAGGCAGAAGCCGTTTGAGCTCGGAAAGAGAACGGACACAGAGGAGCTCACCACAAACAGAATAATACAGACAACAGCAGTGGAGGAGAGCGGATAGGGGGCCATGATCGACGTTGATGTACGGCAAATCAGTAGGGCGCGGGCTCCGGATAGGATGGCTTGAGGACGGGAGGCTCTCCGATATGCCACGACAAAGACGGACGGGGGCGGCGCAAACCGAATGCCGTGAGCGTTCTCCCTGAAACGAAGCTATGCGAGATCATCTCTCAGAGACTATGAGTAGCGGGAGGGCACGAGAGAGGGGAGTCGGGTGGGGGACTGCTTTGGAGGATGAATTCATCACATACTTCGAGCATAAATCTCGGGGCTGCAACTTTGCAATTGCCACACAGCCGTGTGAGGAAGAAGACAGCTCGCAAACGCAGCTACATCGCTACGTACGGGAGAAGGTTTGGAGGAGGTGTCATCCAGATTTAATCAGTTATAGATGGATTTTATCGTAAAGTGCCCCGCTTCTCATATGTGCTTCGCATGAAGGAGCTAGCAATGGCCCGGGAGGAACGCGTGGTTCTGTGCCTGTACGTGAACATAAATGTGCTAATGATCACACACCTGAGACCTTGAGACCCATAAAAACATGATTGGACAAAGTATCTCTCCTCTACTCCTGATGCTCCCTCACTAGCACTGGCCATGTCCTGGCCAGCTTATAACATATGTGTCTGTATCCGCTTATGCGTCTTCTTCATGTCTAGGCAGCGCTCACATTAGGCTCCACTAGGTCCTTGGTCTGGACAACGACGATCGTCGATCAAGTCTACTCGGCTATGGCTATGGTAATACTATGAAAATTTACTGCACAAATTATCATGCGTTACTTAATTAATTGGGTTTGTtatgtctcagtcgactgagacttggcgaagtctcagtcgactgacaTCAACACGTATAAAATTACTGATCCTCACGTATGTAGTACTACAGCATCATTTAGTATTTGGGCTGGTGCGTGACTAGTTTGCTATTTGGGCTGCATCTGTTCTCGCTGGGTTTTATTCTTAGCTTGTCTTCTCTTTTTGTTGGGCTGGCTCCCTTACTTGGGCTTTGTTTTTTTTCTACAACAGCAAAATATACTAGTAAAAGATATATAAAATAGTTCCATGCCACAAAAAAAAGTACTATGTTGCCCATGCATTTCTTACAGTCAGCAAAACAGATGCCTTAGATAGGCTGTTCTGCCAGCTCATGTCCTGTTTCAACTTCTTTTTTTCATAGATCCAAAAGAAAAGTATGAAAATTTAAttttaaaaatgaaaaataatctaTATTGTGTAAAATTAAAATTCTTCATGTTTTTGTGTGTATAAATGGTCGTCCTATATTTGTATCATCTCgtatttataaaaaaatatttgatCGTGTATTCACAAAAAAATCGTTGTATATTCTGAAATGTTCATCGCACATTTGTCTAAATTTCACCGCATAATATAAAAACATTCATCACGTATTTGAATAACAATTTATCATGTATTTAACATAAATGTTCACCGTGTATTTACGAAAATAATAATTAATGTATTAAAAGTAAATCATGAAAAAAAAATGAAGAAACATTAAAACCATTAAGCTACGCGTGAATggcggccaaccagctatgccacgtgGCGCAAGCTGGTTGGCCGCGGTGAAAAAGCTTTTGAATATTATTTTTAGATGGAGGTgagaatttttttatatatttagaTGGACGTGATAACCCCATATATATTTTTATAATGGAGGGCTACACAAAGTGGCGCTCGCTGGTAGGCTGTGTTGGTGATTTTTCcttctttttccttctttttttagatggaggtgaggatttttttaaatattttctAGATGGGTGAGGACTACATGTATATTTCTAATTGAAAACATGTGCACAACTTCTTCTCAAGCGGCACCACCgggtggcgccccaaccactaataaataaaataatgatacGATTGTTGACCCCACCCTAGTGGTAGATAAGCAATTGCGCACCCCCATAAAACACCACAGAGTTGCAGTATGGACGCCACTTGCAGTTGTGGCCAAACATGTAGTTGCAGTCGAGGGCTATGAttgtagttgcatgcctagtgtcacACATGCAACTATCGCCTCTTTCACCGCCCTATGATAAAACAAAGGTCACTTGCAGTCGGATGGGTAGACATGCAATTGCAATCGCGGGTCACACtcgcagttgcatgcctagtaccAGACATGCAGTTGCCCCCCTTCCACGACAAAAACAAAGGTTAGTTGCAGTCGGGTGGGTATGCAATTGCAGCTGGATGTGACAATTGCAGTCGCATGTCTAACATACAATTGCAGCTGCCCCATCTCCCGCCTCCATTTGACAAAACAAACTCCAGTTACATCTGTCTTAGGAGACATATAGTTGCAATTGATGGGCTACACTTACAATTGCATGCCTAGTGTCAAACATGCAATTGTCACCCTCTCCTGCCCCCATAAGATAAAAAATCCAATTGTGTTTGTGTTAGGGAGACATGTAGTTGTAGTCGAGGGCTATATttgtagttgcatgcctagtgtcagACATGCTACTGCCCCCTCTCCTATCTCCATCTGACAAAACAAAGGTTAGTTGCAGGCATGAtggaagacatgcaattgcagtcaggggcgacacttgcagttgcatgccaaGTGTATGCATGCAACTGCCGCCGCCGCTCTCCCACTATCCTCCCACAAAATAAAGTTCAATTGCGATCGTGATGGAAGATATGCAACTGCAGTTGGGGCGCGACACTTGCAATTGCATGCATAATGTAAACATGCAATTGCCCCCCTTCTCCCACTGCCCTCCAACAAAACAATGTTTAGTTGCGGTCGTGATGGAAGATATGCAATTGCAGTCGGGgcgcgacacttgcagttgcatgcataATGTACACATGCAATTGCCCCTCCCTCTCCCACTGCCCTCCAATAAAACAAGGTTCAGTTGCAGTCGTGCTGGAAGACATGCAGTTACAACCGGGGCTGACACTTGCAATTGCATGCCTAGTGTACACATGCAACTGAAGTTGCGGTCAGGGTGCTACACTTGTAGTTGCATACCTAGTGTACGCATGCAACTACTCCCCCTTTCCCGTCGCCCACAGACAAAACAAAGCCCACTCGGAGGTGACACATGCAGTTGCATGGCTATTGGAAGACATTCAACTATACCGAAGTCGCcttgaagacatgcagttgcattcGAGGACGACATTTGCAGTTTGTGCCTAGTGGCAGACATGCaagccccctccacacacacaaaaaatagcaagacatgcagttgcagttggttacgacacttgcagttgcacaCCTAGTGGTAGACATGCAACTCCCCACTCACAATCACCCAACAAAACAACAGAAATTATAGTCGAAGCAGATACTCGCAGTTCCGCTAGTGATAGACATGCAACTTCCCTTGACAAAAACACCACTAGGCACTGGTTGCAGTCACGCGGGGTAGATATCACATTCTCTCCCCCTACCCCGCCTTGACCCTTTGGCTCTGAGACAAATCACGTCTCGAGGAAGAGAGGAAAAAGGTGGAGGAGTACCATGATCCACTACTTCCACACTTCTTCCGCACTTAAAACTTGGTTAGCAATGCTTTAGTCAACAAGAACAATTACAATTATAActttaaaagaaataaaaataggaAGAATAAAATGATGCAGCAGACAGACAAAAAAATGCATTATTATTGAAAACAAAAGGGTAATGCataataaataaaagtaaaaaatatTATTGATTTCCTAAAGAGAGAGGAAAATTAAAACAAATGGCAGAAACTAAAAACCAAGGAAAAAGcattaaaataaaaatagaaaatgtaagacaagaaaaaaaaagaatacaaGAAAACAATACCAATTTCAAATGCTTCAGTAAAAACTGACCGCTCATATAAGAGCAAAAGGCATGTGTGCATCCCTCGCAACTACAGGTCTGCAATAGAAAAGAAGGAGAAAAGAGCATAGGCCAGGCCTGGCGTATCGATCACTCGCCCACAGAAAAAAAAGGCTATCATCCATTGTGTACGAAACGTCCGCGCGTCAACGTCAACAAACAGGAAAAATGATACACTGCATGAATCTTTGCGTGAAGATTTTATGACTATCGAATGACTAAGACTTGACCAATCCTCATTCGATTGACAAATTAGCAAATCCCGAAAAAAGAAAGCTAGCAAGAATCACACGGTTAGAAAGGAAAAAAAGTTTTAAAAGATAAAAGgcaaacaaaaaaatagaaaagaaacaacaacaaaaatgtgAAAATAAAATTCAACTTTTTAGCAATAAAAAAACAGCTCGTGCCATATGGAACAGAAATggcaagaaacaaaaaaagaaaaaaaaaccacaAGCCGAACACAGGTTTAAAAAGTGAGATTCACTAGACAAGAAAAAAGAAGCAGAGACCAACACGTGCTCTTTTTTTTAGAGAAGACCAACACGTACCTAAGGCCCAGagtgaagaaaaagaaagaaagaacaagGCCCAGGTAGAACCGTAGAAACGGCAATACGGGTGCCAGCGACCTGTACTTGAATATATACGTGCAAAAGACAAAAGTTCCAGCGGGAATCTTAGCACAAGATCGGACGATCGAAGACTCTGACTGAGACTTCGTTAAAAATAAGTCGACTGAGTTTTAGCCCCTCCGTAATTAATTATCTGATGTTCAGTAGCTATGATAGTGTACGTAGTAGATCTATTCCTCTCTTAAAAGTGAAGACCGTCAGCTTAACAAAAATCAATTTATAAATGAGACATCTAAATTAAAATCTGCTGATTGCCACATCGAGTTTATGTTGGAATAAAAAATAATTGAAAAAATATATCCCACTTACGTATATTTAGATGACATTTTGAAAGACCATCTTTCTATTAAGTTAGGCTATTTTTTTAATTGATTAAGTTATGCTATCTTTTTATCAAGGAGAATAACATTCCAGATTCaagaaaaaaaattaggtgtagggTAAAATTGCTCTGGCTTACCCACAAGACTGTTCCATGTCCACGAGAAAATATCCAATGATTAAAAAAGATTAATTATCCATGTTTTCAATTCTTGGTTGATGAGAAATTCTTAGCCATTCTGTGTCTCTCAGCCTACATATGTCTCTGCATTAACCACGAATAATTAGTACAACATTATGCATGGGTAGATAAAAAACAGTGCATGTAGAAATACTACTAAAAAGGCGCAAAATGAAAGATAGTCTGGCTGAAAGCACAACTACTCTTCGTATGGGGAACAATTGATGTGCGCCATAAATGAAATCATCACTTTGTGTTTTAGTCCACACTCAGTCGTATAGAGGAGTGTGGTGAATTTTTCTCCAGTTGCAATGCACAGGTATTGAAAACAATTGATGTGTGTCATAGATGAAATCATCACTTTGTGTTTTAGTCCACACTTATTTATATAGAGAAGTGTGATAAATTTTTCCCCCGTTGCAACCCATGGGCATATTTGCTAGTTATTAACAATACacgaaggaaaaaggaaaaggcaaTATGGCGATCCAATTTGGCTGACGGGAGCACGTGCTCCTGGGCACGAAAATGATTTTTATTGTCAAAAAAACCAAAATTTTCACATTAAAATGCTACCTGCAAAGTTTTAGGCAAAAAAGTTAATAATTTTGGCCCGTGCAAAAAAATATTTGAACAGAAAATGTTACCCCAAAATGTAACCTCAAATTTGTTTTTTCACCGACGAAACACTAGTGCGTTTCACATGAAAATCAAGAATGTTTGCAACACTAATGACACGAACATCCACaaaaaaatttagaaatttttgaaaacattttaCTATGTTTTTTGCATTACTGTTCATCCGGAAGCAAAAACGTGTCTTTTAGCCCAGGAAGCAATAATATACATATTGACTTCCCTTAAATTTGGAATACGTAGTCCACAAaagaatttttttcttcttctgggAGACAACCCCCAATTAGCTAAATGGTACTTACCAACATCACCAAGATTCCCCCAAAGGAAGTGATCCATTTGAGAAGTAATGGCCTTAATTGCCCACTTAGGAAATTTAATAATGGACATAAAATAAATAGGGATACTTGCAATACATGCACGTAAAAGAACAAGCTTAGCTTCATACCTAAGCAATTTTCCCCTCCAACCACAATTTCTCTTAGTGATTCTATCTATGATGGGCTGGAGATCCTCCCTATGAAGCTTAGCAAtgcaaaggcactccaagatattTCAATGGAAAGGACCTTTGCTTACAACAAAATATTTGAGCTAACATCTTGGAAATCTCTTCCTCTACATTGAAGAACAAGCTTATCAGGTCACACTTGTTGAAGTTAATTTTCATACCAGACAAATTGTCAAAATAGGAAAGAAACCACTTAATATTTCTAGCATTATCTAAACTAGGATGCAAGAATAGCAGGGTCTCATTAGTATATCGCAGGCTGATGATCCAACCTGGAACAACATTAGAGAGAGCCCGACAATAATTCTTTCTTGAGAAGCTTTGGTCGACATTTTACAGAAAACATCAGCAACCCAGTTAAATAAAATAGGAGAAAGGGGATCCCCTTGTTTTAGACCCTTACAACTAACAAAAAGAGAACCGTTTATATCATTTAATCTGACATATAAGGAACAATTCTGGATAGTGCCCATAACCCAACTAATCCATTTATTACCAAAACCCCTAGAGGAAAGCATTTCCACAAGGAAATCCCGGTTAACTCTCTTATAGGCCTTCTCATAATCTAATTTGAGGATAACCCCAGGAAGTTTAGATTGGTGAAGTTCATGGATAGTTTCATGAGCATTCACAACACTCTCCAAAATATATCTCCCTTTGACAAAAGCAGATTGATAAGAAGACAAAAGTCCATCCCTAATAGGAGAAACCCTATTAGTCCTTACTAAAGATTTTCATAGAGTAGTTACTCAAACTTATTTTCCTAAACTATTCATATAtttagcatcatgctccttgggaatTAAAGTGAGGAAAACCAGTTTTCTAGGACATTATTAAGAAGGATGTTACGGCTCTAGTGAGAGATTTTGAAAATGGTTTTCCTAAAGCACGAAAGAAAGCAGTGTTTTGTCTCCTAAAAATTTCCTAGTCCTAGATCTTTGCCACATGGCAGTTTCTTCCTTCTTCCAACTGTCTTTCAACTCATTTTTTTATATCTTCCATTCTCTGACGATCCACATCAGAGACCAAATTCTTCTCAGGAAAAACATCTAAAATGTCAAATTcctatatttttctttttcttaataGTAGTATCAATATTGATGCTCGAGTCTTTCATGTTTTTCTGAAAAGTTTTGCTTTAAACTACCAAGTGCCTATAGCAATGGTAAAAGGGGAAAAAGTAGGCCAAATCTCCTCCACCATCTTATGGAAATCAGGGTGAGAGAACCACCATTTGTCAAATCTGAAAGGTCTGGTCAAATTATTTTTACTACCACCAGAATCAAGGAGTGGAGCATGGTCACTACTAACTCACAGTAAGGCATGCAATGTGGTCAAAGGAAATTGAGCTTCCCAACTAGCAGAAGAGAAAACTCTATCAATTACCGTAAAAATAGGATTTTGATTGATTGTTACACCATGTATAATTTCTATTAGCTAGTTTGTTTTCATTAATGCCCATTTTTAATCCAATCCTTCAACAAAATTGCCTAGCTAGCATTGATATTGCCACTAGACTTATGTCTAGCTTCCCTAACGAGGTGAAAACCCCTCCAAAAAGGACAAGATAAGTCAAAAGGCCCACAACCTATGCTTTCCATAGTAGGAAGTTGGCGCGGGTGAGCCAGGCGGTGATGAGACCGACAAGCGATGGCATCGCTGCGGTAGGGAGATGATCGGGCTGGCAGGAATGGTGACTAGCGCGCCGGCGGTGGTGCTCATGGCGTGGAGTTGGATCGAGATTTTGTTACCAAGTTAGAAACAAATATGTTTGACATGGAGAACCTCACGGGCTTGCACTGTATTAATATATGTGGTGGTCTTGGTTGCCAAGAATACATGAGATACATGAGGTCCTAAAGATCAAATTAATAGGAAATAATCCTAGCTAATCTGTCAGTCATAACTACAACAATTACATGCTGACATATGCATTAGCAAAAGATTCAGATCCTCCCGTTGATAATCCAGTGGGAGTGGATCCTCCACTGGATCCTTTAGTTTGAGTGATTTGAAGGACTGGAGATCCCCAGTAATCTTCGGCGAGTTTGTCAAATCACTGCAATGTGTGATGTGCAAATGACTATGGGCAGGTACATGAAGCAACAAGCTCCAATGATGCAGAGGCACCTCACTGTTTTCAACTGCCAGATTTATAGATTCTCCCGCAGACGAAGATGAGGAAGCACAATTCTGTGACAGCCTTTCTGCCCATGATGTGAGCACATTATCACTTCCCATTATGCTCCAAGAAGAAGCTCTCGGAACTTGTGGTTGTAATCCTCAACTTGGGGCATCCATGTATATTGACTTGCTCAAGCATACAGGAGATTAGCTCATTCACTGCAGCCTCACCACTAGAGAAAGGTGATGTGTTCCATTCTTCAAGGCTGCCCATGTCTTTCAGGGTAAGCTCTTGGAGGTTTGGTAATTGGGTGACGGGTGGAAGGCTGTTGCAGCAGGGAAACCAACCAGCTGCAGTCGGACAATGTTGGGTAGATAACTACCAATGCTCATCATCAACCAATCTGGAAAGATGACACTAGCATAACCATGAATGGCAAACGCATGCAGATTGCTTGGTGGCACTAGCTCCGCCAGAATCTCTATGTCATCAAGAAGCGCACTCACCTCTAGATCACTCCACCTTAATGTCAATACTCGCATGTTTAGTTTTTCACTTAGCTTTATACTCGATGCCTCTTCTCGGGACCACACATTTTGAAGTTGACCAATGTCCAGCTCATCAGGGTTGACAtgttcaagcaagccaagattgtTGGCACGCTTCATATCATCAGCTACACCAAATACATCAAGTTGGGGCAATAGGCCAAAGAGAGTTTGCTCGTCAAGTTTAGGCACACACTATGCAGGACTCGTAACTCGGGAGCACCCCTGAAGGACCAGCTTGCtcagcagtggcggagcttgacagTAATCTCAGGGGGGCCAAAGCAAAAATATGAACAACTAGAAGGGAAAAGAATTGATTTTTCCCAAATCTAAGCCATGCATAGTAAATTTTCTTCATTGTTTTGTCTTGGGCTGGGGGgccactattggaaatatgccctagaggcaataataaattagttattattatatttcattgttcatgataatcatttattatccatgctagaattgtattgataggaaactcagatacatgtgtggatacatagacaacaccatgtccctagtaagcctc
The sequence above is drawn from the Triticum aestivum cultivar Chinese Spring chromosome 7A, IWGSC CS RefSeq v2.1, whole genome shotgun sequence genome and encodes:
- the LOC123152965 gene encoding probable CCR4-associated factor 1 homolog 11 gives rise to the protein MPPRRPDRTSGQGGAEVLAAGSEWNQAVDTTPLLPPHPVVTINMEFPGALHNSATPRQLWAPAEVKVRDAWKWNLVKEMEAITALLPTHLVVTIDTEFPGAVHDSATPRDKRSPKEAYTLVRRNLLQLGLTLSGPGGSHPVVWQFNFRGFDERRDPHAPESIAMLKAHGMDFARLREDGIDPGDFTDEFMRSGLNHRRPRRGRAAPEPLTWVAFSGSYDFAYLARMLFRQGTKGLPQKLEDFGRRVEKFFGPWVLDAKYIAKTCFAHNAGSDSLLTADVMLAIVLQLEGPPNFDYNVRENHAGKIDGLVV
- the LOC123152252 gene encoding probable CCR4-associated factor 1 homolog 11; this translates as MALSGDGGPVLLHPPSALHHHAVYPGPAHHHHPGMVWNPFQPTYDQQHLLPMPMPMPGPMMVHMQPPPVDRFAFAFDAHANAHRRRRRRGGRGSRTPSPPSSPVGQPAFARHVHCAPQPPAEVEVPAVWEWNQADETTPLLPPPHPVVTIDTEFPGTLHSSATPFYPRGPYEVEVRDVWKWNLVREMEAITALLPTHPVVTIDTEFPGVVHDSATPRAKRSPKEAYALVRSNVDHLKHLLQLGLTLSGPGGSHPVVWQFNFRGFDEKRDPHAPESIAMLKAHGMDFARLNQDGIDPGDFTDEFMRSGLNHRRPRRGRSAPEPLTWVAFSGSYDFAYLAKMLFRRGNRRLPQKLEDFRRRVELLFGPWVLDAKYIAKTCSRLGGLELVAGDLGVQRRAGVAHNAGSDSLLTADLMHAIVLPLDYDVRKIHGGKIDGLV